One Cohnella candidum genomic region harbors:
- the csaB gene encoding polysaccharide pyruvyl transferase CsaB, which translates to MRLVISGYYGFRNSGDEAVLKSILTALEHAGQERSVRVEPIVLSADPEWTSKQYGVEAVPRMKLAEVRAALRASDGLISGGGSLLQDATGLGSIPYYLGIMELARWSGKPTFVYAQGIGPVNRAMFRWPIARAFRKAAYVSVRDEESAALLRRFGVPEARIEVVPDPVMGLPLPGEAGVGFAQADASARMDVDGPAVVGVSVRFWRGDRADLDRAVAALGALAGRRSVRLRFLPFHHGPDEDASRYVMERLASAGVASELAPAHEEPQAMLREVSRCRLLFGMRLHSLIYAANREVPLLGLSYDPKIDQFLARLGQKAVGSTDALDPEIFADQAARMLDRPEEWLASTRPAIERLKLEAVRPAQQIVAFARI; encoded by the coding sequence ATGCGTCTCGTCATTTCGGGCTATTACGGGTTTCGGAACAGCGGCGACGAGGCGGTGCTCAAGAGCATCCTGACCGCGCTTGAGCATGCCGGACAGGAGCGTAGCGTACGCGTCGAGCCGATCGTGCTGTCTGCGGATCCGGAGTGGACAAGTAAGCAGTACGGCGTAGAGGCTGTGCCGCGCATGAAGCTGGCGGAAGTGAGGGCGGCTTTGCGCGCGAGCGACGGGCTGATCAGCGGAGGCGGCAGCCTGCTGCAGGACGCGACGGGGCTCGGGTCGATTCCGTATTACTTGGGAATCATGGAACTGGCGCGGTGGAGCGGGAAGCCCACCTTCGTGTATGCGCAAGGCATCGGCCCGGTGAACCGGGCGATGTTCCGTTGGCCGATCGCTCGGGCGTTCCGCAAGGCCGCGTACGTGTCGGTGCGCGACGAGGAGTCGGCGGCGCTGCTGCGCCGCTTCGGCGTCCCCGAGGCACGCATTGAGGTGGTGCCGGACCCGGTCATGGGCTTGCCTTTGCCGGGGGAGGCGGGGGTTGGCTTTGCGCAGGCAGATGCGAGTGCGCGTATGGATGTGGACGGGCCGGCCGTGGTCGGCGTGTCCGTCCGGTTTTGGCGCGGCGACCGCGCGGACTTGGACCGCGCGGTCGCCGCGCTTGGAGCGCTGGCCGGACGGCGGAGCGTCCGGCTGCGCTTCTTGCCGTTCCATCACGGCCCGGACGAGGATGCGTCCCGGTACGTGATGGAACGGCTCGCGAGCGCGGGCGTCGCCAGCGAGCTTGCGCCGGCGCACGAGGAGCCGCAGGCGATGCTGCGCGAGGTGAGCCGTTGCCGGCTGCTGTTCGGCATGCGGCTGCACTCGCTCATCTACGCCGCGAACCGCGAGGTGCCGCTGCTCGGGCTTTCGTACGATCCGAAAATCGACCAGTTTCTCGCCCGTTTGGGGCAGAAGGCGGTCGGAAGCACGGACGCGCTGGACCCCGAGATTTTCGCGGACCAAGCCGCCCGAATGCTCGATCGGCCGGAGGAATGGCTCGCGTCGACGCGTCCCGCGATCGAACGGTTAAAACTGGAAGCTGTCCGTCCGGCGCAACAAATCGTGGCATTCGCGCGTATTTAA
- a CDS encoding DUF5693 family protein, translating to MPPPFVALRGAARLDIQTNRLAEHEGVTVVPQWLNRLNRKMAGWLWWVVLVGVIASLPVMYARSQTEASANETALVIDYRDLLQIGAGKPDPDAFVKHELTELKQAGVNGAVVYESTLEELGWAGEIAVYSAADAAALQGRVPVRGDNRTYVLFLNPEDQTVIKGLIQDSFPRHGADVTDWSVDGHNGVAIDMAKDDAMLRPMQPNPLDIKVLRDAGLWVVPRLSDKFEPFDPEVMNGWLKSFKAAGIDRITFDGDAVPGFSLESPGPGKPDGIQQFAYMLQDNGIGIASFENLKTPVRGLTKLAKLIDYNVIRAHSVTDQEMATIKTDALQDRILLAVKDRNIRMVFLNAVPSRDGVKGKVTNPLDTIKDALQGAEGSSQKGAVDRLKDFGFTFGTPKAFTVHHAPAESALRGLAMLGAIALVAIVIGMFIPWLLSIAFVLGLVGGAGLYVLKQTLMVQTLALFVAIAAPTAAVILLVRRLRAQRSEELGAGRRLGSAVLLYIRTALLSMAAIPMVVALLNHISYNLVLQQFRGVSLLHAAPIGLVALYVFLYGPGDTVFGNARKILVTPITVLWIVVLGVLGAAGMYYMSRTGNAGTASGIELTFRSLLENTFGVRPRTKEFLIGHPILLLGIFLTLRYRFAACLLVLGTVAQLSMVDTFAHIHTPLVLSISRILLGLGLGLPIGLILIAVWQIAERLWKRVEFQGAK from the coding sequence ATGCCGCCCCCTTTTGTGGCCCTGCGAGGGGCTGCGCGGCTCGACATACAGACGAATCGACTTGCAGAACATGAAGGAGTGACGGTTGTGCCTCAGTGGTTGAACAGATTGAATCGCAAAATGGCAGGATGGCTGTGGTGGGTGGTGCTGGTCGGCGTGATCGCGTCGCTGCCCGTCATGTACGCCAGGTCCCAGACGGAAGCTTCCGCGAACGAGACGGCTCTCGTCATCGACTATCGGGACTTGCTTCAAATCGGAGCGGGCAAGCCCGATCCCGATGCTTTCGTGAAGCATGAGCTGACCGAGCTCAAGCAAGCCGGCGTGAACGGCGCCGTCGTGTACGAGAGCACGCTGGAAGAACTGGGCTGGGCGGGCGAGATCGCGGTATACAGCGCCGCGGACGCCGCAGCGCTGCAAGGCCGCGTTCCTGTCCGAGGGGACAACCGCACTTATGTTCTGTTTTTGAACCCGGAAGACCAAACGGTAATCAAAGGTCTCATTCAGGACAGCTTCCCCCGTCATGGCGCCGACGTGACCGACTGGTCCGTCGACGGGCACAATGGCGTGGCTATCGACATGGCAAAAGATGACGCGATGCTTCGTCCGATGCAACCGAATCCTCTGGATATTAAGGTTTTGAGGGATGCAGGGCTATGGGTCGTTCCGCGGCTGTCGGACAAGTTCGAGCCGTTCGATCCGGAAGTGATGAACGGCTGGCTGAAGTCTTTCAAGGCGGCCGGCATCGACCGCATTACGTTCGACGGCGACGCGGTGCCGGGATTCAGTCTGGAATCCCCGGGGCCGGGCAAACCGGACGGCATCCAGCAGTTTGCCTACATGCTCCAAGACAACGGAATCGGCATCGCTTCCTTCGAGAATTTGAAAACTCCGGTTCGCGGGCTGACCAAGCTCGCGAAGCTGATCGACTATAACGTGATCCGCGCTCACTCCGTTACCGACCAGGAGATGGCGACGATCAAGACGGATGCGCTGCAAGACCGCATCCTGCTCGCGGTAAAAGACCGCAACATCCGCATGGTATTCCTGAACGCGGTGCCTTCCCGCGACGGCGTGAAGGGCAAAGTGACGAACCCGCTCGACACGATCAAGGACGCGCTGCAGGGAGCGGAAGGCTCCTCCCAGAAGGGTGCGGTGGACAGGCTCAAGGATTTCGGCTTCACGTTCGGCACGCCGAAGGCATTCACGGTGCATCACGCGCCGGCGGAATCCGCGCTGCGCGGCCTGGCGATGCTCGGCGCGATCGCGCTCGTGGCCATCGTCATCGGCATGTTCATCCCGTGGCTGCTGTCGATCGCGTTCGTGCTCGGATTGGTCGGCGGCGCCGGTCTGTACGTGCTGAAGCAGACGCTGATGGTGCAAACGCTGGCCCTGTTCGTGGCGATCGCGGCTCCGACGGCGGCGGTCATCCTGCTCGTGCGGAGGCTGCGCGCGCAGCGGTCGGAAGAGCTCGGCGCCGGAAGGCGGCTGGGCAGTGCGGTACTGCTGTACATCCGCACTGCGCTGCTGTCGATGGCGGCGATTCCGATGGTCGTGGCTCTGCTCAACCATATTTCTTATAATCTCGTGCTTCAGCAGTTCCGCGGCGTCAGCCTGCTCCATGCGGCGCCGATCGGCCTGGTCGCGCTGTACGTGTTCCTGTACGGCCCCGGCGATACGGTATTCGGCAACGCGCGGAAAATTCTCGTGACGCCGATCACCGTGCTTTGGATTGTCGTGCTCGGCGTATTGGGAGCCGCGGGCATGTATTACATGTCCCGCACGGGCAACGCGGGAACCGCGTCCGGCATCGAGCTGACGTTCCGCTCGCTGCTCGAGAACACGTTCGGAGTCCGTCCGAGGACGAAGGAGTTCCTGATCGGGCATCCGATCCTGCTGCTCGGCATTTTCCTGACGCTGCGTTACCGGTTTGCCGCTTGCCTGCTCGTGCTCGGCACGGTTGCCCAGCTGTCGATGGTCGATACGTTCGCGCATATCCATACCCCGCTCGTTCTTTCGATCTCGCGCATTCTGTTGGGCCTTGGCCTCGGCTTGCCGATCGGACTGATCCTGATCGCGGTTTGGCAGATTGCCGAGCGGCTCTGGAAGCGGGTTGAATTTCAGGGGGCGAAGTAA
- a CDS encoding phospho-sugar mutase, producing MKSPQELYEAWLGDPGIDEATKEELRSIAGKDAEIEDRFYRDLEFGTGGLRGVMGAGTNRMNRYVIGKATQGFAEYLLKQGPSPSVVIAHDSRHNSDVFSLEAACVLAANGIKTYLFRSLRPTPQLSFSVRHLGAAGGIVITASHNPPEYNGYKVYAADGCQLVPHQAEQVIESIRGVASFDAVKRLSQAEAEAKGLLVWLGDEDDQAFVDAVKAQVVQPEMLRRGAGDALSVVYTPLHGAGNLPVRQVLEQAGFGNVHVVWEQEQPNGAFPTVKSPNPEEHDAFKLAIELADQVGADIIIGTDPDCDRMGSVVKNDAGEYVVLTGNQAGAIMVHYLLSNLKEQGKLPKNGTVIKTIVTSQMGADIAQSFGCKVIDTLTGFKYIGEQMTKFEGSDENVFLFGYEESYGYLTGTYARDKDAVVASLLISEAAAYYKSLGKTLYDVLLELYRQYGTYLEKLESRTLKGKDGLEKIGAIMNDWRSNPPAEVAGVKVERVLDYAGGLDGLPPENVLKFLLADGSWFCLRPSGTEPKIKLYFAVRGDDLDAANASLGRLVSSVMERVDALA from the coding sequence ATGAAATCGCCGCAGGAACTGTACGAAGCTTGGCTCGGGGATCCGGGCATCGACGAGGCCACGAAGGAGGAGCTCCGGTCGATCGCCGGCAAGGACGCCGAGATTGAGGACCGCTTCTACCGGGATCTCGAATTCGGAACCGGAGGCTTGCGCGGCGTGATGGGCGCGGGGACGAACCGGATGAACCGATACGTGATCGGTAAAGCGACTCAAGGCTTCGCGGAGTACCTGTTGAAACAAGGGCCTTCGCCGTCCGTGGTGATCGCCCACGATTCCCGCCACAATTCGGACGTGTTCTCGCTGGAGGCGGCATGCGTGCTTGCGGCTAACGGGATCAAGACCTACCTGTTCCGTTCGCTCCGCCCGACGCCGCAGTTGTCCTTCTCGGTCCGGCATCTGGGCGCCGCGGGAGGCATCGTCATCACGGCGAGTCACAACCCGCCCGAATACAACGGGTACAAGGTCTATGCCGCCGACGGCTGCCAGCTCGTGCCGCATCAGGCCGAGCAAGTGATCGAGAGCATCCGCGGAGTCGCTTCTTTCGACGCCGTGAAACGGCTCAGTCAAGCGGAAGCCGAGGCCAAAGGGCTTCTCGTATGGCTCGGGGACGAGGACGACCAGGCATTCGTGGACGCCGTAAAGGCACAGGTCGTTCAGCCGGAGATGCTTCGCCGCGGCGCGGGAGACGCCCTGTCGGTCGTTTATACGCCGCTTCATGGCGCCGGCAATTTGCCCGTTCGCCAAGTACTCGAACAAGCCGGCTTCGGCAACGTTCACGTCGTATGGGAGCAAGAGCAGCCGAACGGCGCATTCCCGACGGTGAAATCCCCGAACCCGGAAGAGCATGATGCGTTCAAGCTGGCGATCGAGCTGGCCGACCAAGTGGGCGCCGATATCATCATCGGTACCGACCCGGACTGCGACCGCATGGGCTCCGTCGTGAAGAACGACGCAGGCGAATACGTCGTGCTGACCGGCAACCAGGCCGGCGCGATCATGGTCCATTATTTGCTATCGAATCTGAAAGAGCAGGGCAAACTACCGAAGAACGGCACCGTCATCAAAACGATCGTCACCAGCCAGATGGGCGCGGACATCGCTCAATCCTTCGGCTGCAAAGTGATCGATACGCTCACGGGCTTCAAATACATCGGCGAGCAAATGACGAAGTTCGAAGGCTCGGACGAGAACGTCTTCCTCTTCGGTTACGAGGAAAGCTACGGCTACCTCACGGGCACGTATGCGAGGGATAAGGACGCGGTCGTCGCTTCTTTGCTGATCAGCGAGGCGGCCGCCTATTACAAGTCTCTCGGCAAAACCTTGTACGACGTGCTTCTCGAGCTGTACCGCCAGTACGGCACCTATCTGGAGAAGCTGGAATCGCGCACTTTGAAAGGAAAAGACGGGCTGGAGAAAATCGGCGCGATCATGAACGATTGGCGCTCGAACCCGCCGGCCGAAGTCGCGGGCGTGAAAGTCGAACGCGTGCTCGACTACGCGGGGGGATTAGACGGCCTGCCGCCCGAAAACGTGCTGAAATTCCTGCTCGCCGACGGCTCTTGGTTCTGCCTGCGGCCTTCCGGCACGGAACCGAAAATCAAGCTGTATTTCGCGGTTCGGGGGGACGACCTGGATGCGGCGAACGCATCGCTGGGGCGTCTCGTCTCGAGCGTGATGGAGCGCGTGGACGCACTGGCGTAA
- the fabZ gene encoding 3-hydroxyacyl-ACP dehydratase FabZ: MLDINQIQEIIPHRPPFLLVDRILEVEPGKRAVGLKNVTMNEPFFVGHFPGYPVMPGVLIVEALAQVGTVAMLALEENRGKLGFFAGIDEFRFRGQVKPGDTLILELEVTRLKGPIGKGRATAKVGDTVVAEGELMFALSDPSKG, from the coding sequence ATGCTCGACATCAACCAAATCCAAGAAATCATTCCGCACCGTCCGCCGTTTCTGCTCGTAGACCGCATTTTGGAGGTCGAACCGGGCAAACGCGCCGTCGGCTTGAAAAACGTGACGATGAATGAGCCGTTTTTCGTCGGGCATTTTCCGGGATATCCGGTCATGCCGGGCGTGCTGATCGTCGAAGCGCTCGCGCAAGTCGGCACCGTCGCGATGCTCGCCTTGGAGGAGAACCGCGGCAAACTCGGCTTTTTCGCCGGCATCGACGAATTCCGTTTCCGGGGCCAAGTGAAGCCGGGCGACACGCTTATTTTGGAGTTGGAAGTCACTCGCCTGAAGGGTCCGATCGGCAAAGGCCGGGCAACGGCCAAAGTCGGCGACACTGTCGTGGCTGAAGGTGAGCTCATGTTCGCGTTATCCGATCCGTCGAAGGGGTAA
- a CDS encoding CDP-alcohol phosphatidyltransferase family protein codes for MNVPNTITMSRFVLIPLFLILYLNGDSVAALITVLLAGATDILDGYIARRSGQITITGIMLDPLADKLMMLAVVSALLLGGKIPWAAVAVMGFREIGMIASSAFFHFRGMKTVPANWLGKATTVVYYGAIMLLLLDQPGGLPILWTGIILSFLTSAIYFLKFRHLNQSDISGRA; via the coding sequence ATGAACGTACCGAATACGATTACGATGTCCCGGTTCGTTTTGATTCCTCTGTTTTTGATTTTATATTTGAACGGCGATTCGGTCGCGGCGCTCATTACGGTGCTGCTGGCGGGGGCGACGGATATCCTGGACGGTTACATAGCGCGCCGCAGCGGACAAATCACGATAACCGGCATCATGCTCGATCCGTTGGCGGACAAGCTGATGATGCTCGCGGTCGTCTCCGCGCTGCTCCTCGGAGGCAAAATCCCTTGGGCGGCCGTGGCGGTCATGGGGTTCCGGGAAATCGGGATGATCGCAAGCTCGGCGTTTTTCCATTTCCGGGGGATGAAAACGGTGCCCGCCAACTGGCTCGGCAAAGCGACGACCGTCGTGTACTACGGCGCGATCATGCTGCTTCTGCTCGATCAACCCGGCGGACTCCCCATTTTGTGGACGGGCATCATCCTGTCTTTCCTGACGTCCGCGATTTATTTCCTGAAATTCCGGCATTTGAACCAGTCCGACATTTCGGGCCGGGCATGA
- a CDS encoding DNA-directed RNA polymerase subunit beta, protein MTASPRPTVSGGRSAGRMIGRILWITFKMLIIPILCVLALILGAAVGYAVLGGKPVSEVFQVDTWKHMYDLVFAEG, encoded by the coding sequence ATGACCGCATCTCCCCGTCCGACGGTTTCCGGCGGCCGATCCGCCGGCCGAATGATCGGGCGCATCCTATGGATCACTTTCAAAATGTTGATTATCCCCATATTGTGCGTGTTGGCTCTGATTCTGGGAGCGGCGGTCGGTTACGCCGTTCTGGGAGGAAAGCCGGTATCGGAAGTGTTCCAAGTGGACACTTGGAAGCATATGTACGATCTCGTATTTGCGGAGGGCTAA
- a CDS encoding flagellar hook-basal body protein, whose translation MNNSMISASASMGSLQRKLDMLADNIANINTVGYKRKTSVFEDLLTSLQPHEPAFSLSGRATPAGFTQGWGVRLSSMQLDMTQGTLQSTGNPNDVAIEGNALFEVVTPDGTPAYTRHGAFQLNPLPGGDRQLVTDAGLPVVDETGGSIIVPEGRNLTIQADGTMLAVGQAGTDPINLGKIRLMEVVNPELLRSIGDNLYGVDAGTNAADVVQQLAVLPEGTAVRQGFTEASNVNLTDEMTEVMSVQRAYQLNARALSSAEQMMSMANNLRG comes from the coding sequence GTGAACAACTCCATGATTTCCGCATCGGCCTCGATGGGCTCTCTCCAAAGAAAGCTCGACATGCTCGCGGATAACATCGCCAATATCAACACCGTCGGTTACAAGCGCAAAACGTCGGTGTTCGAGGATTTGCTCACCAGCTTGCAGCCGCATGAGCCGGCGTTCTCGCTGTCCGGCCGCGCGACGCCTGCCGGCTTTACCCAGGGCTGGGGCGTCCGCTTGTCGTCCATGCAGCTGGATATGACGCAAGGAACGCTGCAATCGACGGGCAACCCGAACGACGTCGCGATCGAAGGCAACGCGTTGTTCGAGGTCGTCACGCCGGACGGTACTCCCGCATATACCCGTCACGGTGCCTTCCAGTTGAACCCGCTGCCCGGCGGTGATCGGCAGCTCGTGACGGACGCCGGCTTGCCGGTCGTGGACGAAACCGGCGGCAGCATCATCGTTCCGGAAGGACGCAACCTGACGATCCAGGCCGACGGCACGATGCTGGCGGTCGGACAAGCCGGAACCGATCCGATCAATCTCGGCAAGATTCGGCTGATGGAGGTCGTGAATCCGGAACTGCTTCGGTCCATCGGAGATAACCTTTATGGAGTCGATGCCGGCACCAACGCCGCCGACGTCGTTCAGCAGCTGGCGGTTCTGCCGGAAGGGACGGCGGTAAGACAAGGCTTCACGGAAGCCTCGAACGTCAATTTGACGGACGAGATGACCGAAGTGATGTCGGTGCAGCGGGCCTACCAGTTGAACGCGCGGGCATTGTCATCCGCCGAGCAAATGATGAGCATGGCGAATAATCTCCGGGGATGA
- a CDS encoding flagellar hook-basal body protein — MLRGLYTAASGMIAQQRRHDTVTNNIANLNTPGYKAMNSMTRAFPDMLISAMGGDNVQNGPIGKLTTGVFAEENRLSFGQGDLNETFRPQDLALVSDIQVNGAVFDASGKYVDPNGNVTFQPQAFFTVQSPDGERQYTRDGSFKTAPDGTLLTADGAPVLGANGQPIVVTGTWEDIAVTSDGFLVNKTTSQRLPGNPQLMLTLVNDPNQLLRQGNGRFQYAGDPAGLRQVAAGDRVQVRQGYLERSNVDSAQSMVDVMSALRAYESNQKVIQFYDSSLQKAVNEVGRV; from the coding sequence ATGCTAAGAGGACTTTATACGGCCGCTTCCGGAATGATTGCCCAGCAGCGGCGTCACGATACGGTAACGAACAACATCGCGAACCTGAACACGCCTGGCTACAAGGCAATGAACTCGATGACCCGCGCGTTTCCTGACATGCTGATTTCCGCCATGGGCGGCGACAACGTGCAGAACGGGCCGATCGGCAAGCTGACGACCGGCGTTTTCGCCGAGGAGAACCGGTTATCGTTCGGACAAGGAGATCTGAACGAAACGTTCCGGCCGCAGGATTTGGCGCTCGTTTCCGATATCCAGGTGAACGGCGCGGTTTTTGACGCATCGGGCAAATACGTGGACCCGAACGGGAATGTCACCTTTCAGCCGCAGGCTTTCTTCACGGTGCAGAGCCCGGACGGGGAACGTCAATATACGAGGGACGGCAGCTTCAAGACGGCGCCGGACGGCACGCTGCTCACCGCGGACGGAGCGCCGGTGCTTGGCGCGAACGGGCAGCCGATCGTGGTGACCGGCACGTGGGAAGACATCGCCGTGACGAGCGACGGCTTCCTGGTCAACAAGACGACGAGCCAGCGGCTGCCCGGCAACCCGCAGTTGATGCTGACGCTGGTCAATGATCCGAACCAACTGTTACGGCAAGGCAACGGCCGTTTCCAATACGCCGGCGATCCCGCCGGACTGCGGCAAGTCGCCGCGGGCGACCGCGTGCAGGTGCGCCAAGGCTACTTGGAAAGATCGAACGTGGACTCGGCGCAATCGATGGTGGACGTCATGTCCGCTCTCCGCGCGTACGAATCGAACCAGAAGGTCATCCAATTTTACGACAGCAGCCTGCAGAAGGCCGTCAACGAAGTCGGCCGCGTCTAA
- the mreB gene encoding rod shape-determining protein MreB has protein sequence MFSKDIGIDLGTANVSIHVKGRGVVLDEPSVVAIESDTRRVLAVGDDARRMVGRTPGNIVAIRPLRDGVIADFEVTDMMLKAFIQRVGGRNWYSRPRILICAPSNITSVEQKAIREAAERSGAKEVFMEEEPKAAAIGAGMDIFQPSGNMVVDIGGGTTDVAVLSMGDVVTASSLKVAGDKFDAAIMKYIKNKYKLLIGERTSEDIKIKIGTVYHTGRREEMDIRGRDMVTGLPQTITIHSDEIRDALWEPVSAIVSSAKSVLERTPPELSADIIDRGVILTGGGALLDGLDALLADELKVPVLIAEDPMHCVVKGTGIMLDHLDKMTRKLG, from the coding sequence ATGTTCAGCAAAGACATCGGAATCGATCTCGGCACGGCGAACGTGTCCATTCATGTGAAAGGAAGGGGCGTAGTCCTCGACGAGCCTTCGGTTGTCGCCATTGAGAGCGACACGAGGAGGGTACTGGCCGTCGGCGACGACGCCAGGAGAATGGTCGGCCGGACGCCGGGCAACATCGTGGCGATCCGTCCGCTGAGAGACGGTGTCATCGCGGACTTCGAAGTCACGGACATGATGCTGAAGGCTTTCATCCAACGCGTGGGGGGCCGCAACTGGTACAGCCGTCCCCGGATTCTGATCTGCGCGCCGAGCAACATTACTTCGGTCGAGCAGAAAGCGATCCGGGAAGCCGCCGAAAGAAGCGGAGCCAAAGAGGTCTTCATGGAAGAAGAACCGAAGGCGGCGGCGATCGGCGCGGGCATGGACATCTTCCAGCCCAGCGGCAATATGGTGGTCGATATAGGCGGAGGCACGACGGATGTGGCCGTCCTTTCCATGGGCGACGTCGTTACCGCCTCTTCTCTTAAAGTCGCGGGGGACAAGTTCGACGCGGCGATCATGAAATACATAAAGAACAAATACAAGCTGCTGATCGGGGAACGCACCAGCGAGGACATCAAGATCAAGATCGGAACGGTGTACCACACCGGCCGCCGGGAAGAAATGGACATCCGCGGCCGCGACATGGTGACGGGGCTTCCCCAAACGATCACGATCCATTCCGACGAAATTCGCGACGCGCTGTGGGAGCCGGTGTCGGCCATCGTCTCCTCGGCGAAGTCGGTGCTCGAGCGCACGCCTCCGGAATTGTCCGCGGACATCATCGACCGCGGCGTCATCCTGACCGGCGGCGGCGCGCTGCTGGACGGGCTCGACGCCCTGCTCGCGGACGAGCTCAAGGTCCCGGTGTTGATCGCGGAAGATCCGATGCACTGCGTCGTGAAAGGGACCGGCATCATGCTGGACCATCTGGACAAAATGACGCGCAAGCTAGGCTAA
- the spoIIID gene encoding sporulation transcriptional regulator SpoIIID yields MHDYIKERTIKIGRCIVETRNTVRTIAKEFGVSKSTVHKDLTERLPEINPDLADQVKHILEYHKSIRHLRGGEATKIKYKKTTVKKREVMTAGKA; encoded by the coding sequence GTGCACGACTACATCAAAGAACGCACCATCAAGATCGGCCGGTGCATTGTGGAAACGCGGAATACGGTGCGTACGATTGCCAAAGAATTCGGCGTCTCCAAAAGCACGGTGCATAAAGACCTGACCGAACGCTTGCCGGAAATCAACCCGGACTTGGCGGACCAGGTCAAGCACATTTTGGAGTACCACAAATCGATCCGGCACCTGAGGGGAGGAGAAGCAACCAAGATTAAATACAAGAAAACGACGGTCAAAAAACGGGAAGTCATGACGGCCGGCAAAGCATAA
- a CDS encoding HD-GYP domain-containing protein, which produces MNLVSGDVLAKPIYSRNGVILLDAGTVLTEGYIQRLRGLNIDRVSLRLSRGALWTDSAVQQNFELSQADWALPDIGRMKEDEKSRKEAVQAALDFTDTMRGIERIALPVPQDKFRNQFKSMIGEIVSKRELAEELGVMLQTDPLLFQQALQVTMCANVIGTARKYDSDEMYNLTLGSLFSDIGMTRLPTDLTKVTRELTDSERLKVRGHTTEGYRILSKMKDVPLESAKVALQHHERYRGEGYPFGLKREEISEFAQIVGIADVYNALVSSRHHRKAYAVEEATEYLFAAGNYEFDLSLIQTYLRHLTIYPVSTHVLMNSGQHAFVVETANRPVLRPVVQVYREADGSTIASPYLVDLEQHPYLAILKRLGD; this is translated from the coding sequence ATGAACCTGGTGAGCGGCGACGTGCTTGCCAAACCTATCTATTCCCGCAACGGTGTCATTCTTCTCGACGCAGGCACCGTGCTGACTGAAGGCTATATTCAACGGTTGAGAGGTTTGAATATCGACCGCGTTTCTTTGCGTTTGTCGCGTGGAGCCCTCTGGACGGATTCCGCGGTTCAGCAAAACTTCGAACTATCCCAAGCGGACTGGGCGCTGCCCGATATCGGGAGAATGAAGGAAGACGAGAAAAGCCGCAAAGAGGCCGTTCAAGCCGCGCTCGATTTTACCGATACGATGCGGGGCATTGAGCGTATTGCGCTTCCCGTACCTCAGGATAAATTCAGGAATCAATTCAAGTCGATGATCGGTGAAATCGTATCCAAAAGAGAGCTCGCGGAAGAGCTCGGCGTCATGCTGCAGACCGATCCGCTGCTGTTCCAGCAGGCGCTGCAAGTGACCATGTGCGCAAACGTGATCGGGACCGCCAGGAAGTACGATTCCGACGAGATGTATAATCTCACCCTTGGCTCCCTGTTCTCCGATATCGGCATGACGCGTTTGCCGACGGACCTGACCAAAGTCACGAGAGAGCTGACGGATTCCGAGCGGCTGAAAGTACGGGGCCACACGACCGAAGGTTACCGCATCCTCAGCAAAATGAAGGACGTGCCCCTCGAGTCTGCCAAAGTGGCGCTCCAGCACCACGAACGGTACCGCGGCGAAGGCTATCCTTTCGGACTCAAACGGGAAGAGATTTCCGAATTCGCCCAAATCGTCGGCATCGCGGATGTGTACAACGCGCTGGTCTCCTCCCGCCATCATCGTAAAGCATACGCGGTGGAGGAAGCGACGGAGTACCTGTTCGCGGCAGGCAATTACGAGTTCGATCTCTCGCTGATCCAGACCTATTTGCGGCATTTGACGATTTATCCCGTTTCGACCCACGTGCTGATGAACAGCGGACAACATGCGTTCGTCGTGGAAACGGCCAATCGTCCCGTGCTAAGGCCGGTGGTGCAGGTTTATAGAGAAGCGGACGGTTCGACGATCGCCTCTCCTTACCTGGTCGATCTGGAGCAGCACCCTTATCTGGCGATTCTGAAGCGGCTCGGAGACTAA